From one Enterococcus sp. DIV2402 genomic stretch:
- a CDS encoding tyrosine-protein phosphatase, with the protein MSVYVQPYTIPNVTIKREEEQLFISMDNAKENTYQLFSGNRPHLEAINKKIGESKNSMFRVTLPVDEGPYYFVIKGEDFETNIFSERVIQLKQAINFRDLGGYQTTDGRVTRWGLLFRGDQLSKLDETDRRLLEKMNLKTIVDYRSEHERTVNPNKQIATVIQTVHCDPQSSFSEAAANAVDLNEENVKLVRQLEEGKIESKYINGKGENVIEDYQFLITSEPAKEAYKKFLQTCADVANAPLVHHCRGGKDRTGLGSMFLLLLLGVKEEEIVNDYILTGIIRKDRNQLKYELYQELTKNEDYLAYLMAMIETREEFIRASIERIKELYPTTTDYFIQHFGLTQEQIDTMREFYLEEGMNK; encoded by the coding sequence GTGAGCGTTTACGTACAACCATATACAATTCCGAATGTCACTATAAAACGTGAGGAAGAGCAATTATTTATTTCAATGGACAATGCCAAGGAGAACACTTATCAATTATTTTCAGGAAATCGTCCACATTTAGAAGCTATCAATAAAAAAATTGGAGAAAGTAAAAACAGTATGTTTCGTGTGACGCTTCCTGTCGATGAAGGGCCATACTACTTTGTTATTAAAGGAGAAGATTTTGAAACAAACATCTTTTCAGAAAGAGTTATTCAATTAAAGCAAGCGATTAATTTTCGTGATTTAGGAGGCTATCAAACAACAGATGGTCGCGTGACTCGTTGGGGATTATTGTTCAGAGGCGATCAGTTATCTAAGTTAGATGAAACTGACAGACGATTATTAGAAAAAATGAATTTGAAAACAATTGTTGATTATCGTTCCGAACACGAAAGAACTGTTAATCCGAATAAACAAATTGCGACCGTTATTCAAACTGTTCATTGTGATCCTCAATCAAGTTTTTCGGAAGCGGCAGCCAATGCGGTTGATCTGAATGAAGAAAATGTTAAACTTGTCCGCCAATTAGAAGAGGGAAAAATAGAATCAAAATACATTAACGGTAAAGGTGAAAATGTTATCGAGGACTATCAATTTTTAATTACTTCTGAACCAGCTAAAGAAGCATATAAGAAATTTTTACAGACATGTGCCGACGTAGCAAATGCACCTTTAGTTCATCATTGTCGTGGAGGAAAAGATCGAACTGGTTTAGGATCAATGTTTTTACTTTTATTACTAGGTGTCAAAGAAGAAGAAATTGTGAATGATTATATTTTAACTGGGATTATTCGTAAAGATAGAAACCAATTAAAATATGAACTTTATCAAGAACTGACAAAAAATGAAGACTATCTTGCGTATTTAATGGCAATGATTGAAACCAGAGAAGAATTTATTCGAGCAAGTATTGAGCGTATCAAAGAGTTATATCCAACAACAACGGATTATTTCATTCAGCATTTTGGTTTGACACAAGAACAAATTGATACAATGCGAGAGTTTTATTTAGAGGAGGGAATGAACAAATGA
- a CDS encoding PTS sugar transporter subunit IIA, with protein sequence MTQVAVVVASHGEFAKYALKSAEMIVGTQENCGVVTVGMDDTLQDAIQEMQNELNHLDRSQGTVILVDILGGTPSNVSGRFVLTDESVLVLSGLNLPLLLDLLTNRERSLVEIATSLENSYHAGFNNVTELFKKGEDEDECEIL encoded by the coding sequence ATGACACAAGTCGCTGTAGTTGTAGCTAGCCATGGGGAATTTGCTAAATATGCTTTAAAAAGTGCCGAAATGATCGTCGGCACTCAAGAAAATTGTGGGGTTGTAACTGTTGGGATGGACGATACTTTACAAGATGCTATTCAAGAGATGCAGAATGAATTAAATCACTTAGATAGAAGTCAAGGAACAGTTATTTTAGTAGACATTTTAGGAGGAACGCCTTCTAATGTTAGTGGTCGTTTTGTTTTAACAGATGAAAGCGTTTTAGTTTTAAGTGGGTTGAATTTACCTTTGTTATTAGATTTATTAACCAATCGGGAGCGAAGCTTAGTAGAGATTGCGACTTCTTTAGAAAATTCATATCATGCAGGTTTTAATAATGTAACGGAGCTATTTAAAAAAGGAGAAGATGAAGATGAGTGTGAAATTTTGTAG
- a CDS encoding PTS system mannose/fructose/N-acetylgalactosamine-transporter subunit IIB: MSVKFCRIDDRLIHGQVVTTWVNVHQIEQVIIVNETVANDKIQANVLKMSAPPTIKLHIFPPEKFLNIIQKNPISRNTMLLFASPFDVETLVNAGYEIPKLNVGGMRGNAERAKLTKAVSLTPTERESFERMLAKGMDIEIQMVPSESIIKMKEVL; this comes from the coding sequence ATGAGTGTGAAATTTTGTAGAATTGATGATCGTTTGATTCATGGTCAAGTTGTAACAACCTGGGTAAATGTTCACCAAATTGAGCAAGTGATTATCGTAAATGAAACAGTCGCCAACGATAAAATTCAAGCAAATGTATTAAAAATGAGTGCACCACCAACCATTAAATTGCATATCTTTCCACCAGAAAAATTTTTAAATATCATTCAAAAAAACCCAATTAGTCGTAATACCATGCTTTTATTTGCGTCACCATTTGACGTTGAAACTTTGGTAAACGCTGGTTATGAGATTCCCAAATTAAATGTTGGGGGCATGAGAGGCAATGCGGAAAGAGCGAAGTTGACCAAAGCTGTTTCATTGACGCCAACAGAAAGAGAATCTTTTGAACGAATGTTAGCTAAAGGTATGGATATTGAAATTCAGATGGTACCAAGTGAAAGTATTATCAAAATGAAAGAGGTGCTGTAA
- a CDS encoding PTS mannose/fructose/sorbose/N-acetylgalactosamine transporter subunit IIC: protein MTTFIITVFAFFVGIDDVSTKLFRRPLLLAPIIGFILGDVQAGLAIGATLEIMWMGIGNVGAYMAPDIITGTLISTSLAIMSRGDGNLETTVATAVTLAVPTALLAQQLLVLIETVNVSLNGWAQRLADNADVKGTKWLIYPPAILTGVARALPTFIALQFGAGAIQKVIDLLPEFIISGLGTAGKIIPAVGIALLMMSMIKKVEMWLFLILGFVLASYINLDVLPITLIALVIAYIYDLAIQKPQVVQAVSSNLEEEEYDL, encoded by the coding sequence ATGACAACGTTTATTATTACAGTTTTTGCTTTTTTCGTTGGGATTGACGATGTGAGTACAAAATTATTTCGTCGACCACTTTTATTAGCGCCAATTATTGGCTTTATTTTGGGGGATGTTCAAGCTGGATTAGCGATTGGTGCTACATTAGAAATTATGTGGATGGGAATTGGAAATGTGGGCGCCTATATGGCACCAGATATTATCACTGGTACATTAATTAGTACCTCTTTAGCCATTATGAGTCGTGGAGATGGAAATTTAGAAACTACAGTTGCTACTGCGGTAACTTTAGCTGTACCAACCGCTTTGTTAGCGCAACAATTATTGGTATTAATTGAAACAGTCAATGTCTCATTAAATGGTTGGGCACAGCGTTTAGCAGATAATGCTGATGTAAAAGGAACCAAATGGCTAATATATCCTCCAGCAATTTTGACAGGAGTTGCCAGAGCTTTACCAACATTTATTGCTTTACAATTTGGGGCAGGTGCAATTCAAAAAGTGATTGATTTATTACCGGAATTTATTATTAGTGGTTTAGGAACAGCAGGTAAGATTATTCCAGCTGTTGGTATTGCGCTATTAATGATGTCTATGATTAAAAAAGTAGAGATGTGGTTGTTTTTGATTTTAGGCTTTGTTTTGGCATCGTATATCAATCTAGATGTTTTGCCAATTACGTTAATTGCACTCGTTATTGCTTATATTTATGATTTAGCCATTCAAAAACCACAAGTCGTTCAAGCTGTTTCATCCAATTTAGAGGAAGAGGAGTATGATTTATAA